A segment of the Manis javanica isolate MJ-LG chromosome 10, MJ_LKY, whole genome shotgun sequence genome:
GCTGACTTTATAGCAGGTGGGGATGGGGAACATCAGCCTTGCAGATCTGGTGGGAGAAACAGGATGCCAGTGGTGCTGAGTGTGTTTGGAAGACCATGATTCCCAGACATGCCCAGGAGATGGGAAACAAGACGGACCACAGTTAGGAACCTCTGGGCTTCTGTCGGGAGTTGTATCCAAAGGGCCTCCCAGCCCATAGGAACGAGGGAAGGGTGTTTTGCCTCCAGAGGGGGCTTCGTGCCCTGACCCCTTTGCCTCTCTCCGCCGTTCTCAACAGGCTGCTGGTCAGCGCATCCCAGGATGGAAAGCTCATCATTTGGGACAGCTATACCACCAACAAGGTAGAGGTTGTGCCTGCGACTGGATGGAATGGAGCTGCAGGCCCCAGCCAGCTCTGACCTGAGCACTGCCCTCCTCTCCAGGTCCATGCCATCCCACTGCGCTCCTCCTGGGTCATGACCTGTGCCTACGCGCCTTCAGGGAACTTTGTGGCCTGTGGGGGATTGGACAACATCTGCTCAATCTACAGCCTCAAGACCCGTGAAGGCAATGTCAGGGTCAGCCGGGAGCTGCCCGGCCACACTGGTGAGAGGGGCCTGGTGGGGCATAGTGCTGTTGTCGGGGGAGGGGCTGTGCTGCCCTCCCTTAGAGACCCAGCTGACCAGCCCCTTTCCCCAGGGTACCTGTCATGCTGCCGCTTCCTGGATGACAACCAAATCATTACCAGCTCTGGGGATACCACCTGGTGAGGCCCTGCCACAACTAGGCAGTTGGGGCTCACCTACACTTCTGCCTGGGGGCTGGTGTCTCAGTGTTTAGTACATTGTACAACACCCTGAGCAAGCGAGGGCAGAACCTTCCTTCTGAGCATCTAGCCTCCCTCTCCTGGTGTGGGGGCGGAGGGCAGGTACAGGGACAGACTCCTGTGACGGAGTGGCTTCCAGCACCCCTTTCTTGGAGGCTCTATCAAGGCCGACCTCGCACAATAGAGGGACAGGGAAGCAGGGAGTATGTCCTACACCTCTGATCCCTGCCTTCTTCCTGTTACGTCTCCAGTGCCCTCTGGGATATTGAGACAGGCCAGCAGACAGTGGGTTTTGCTGGACACAGTGGGGATGTGATGTCCCTGTCACTGGCCCCCGATGGCCGCACCTTTGTGTCAGGTGCCTGTGATGCCTCCATCAAGCTGTGGGATGTGCGGGATTCGATGTGCCGACAGACCTTCATTGGCCACGAGTCCGACATCAATGCAGTAGCTGTAAGTTCTAGGGCAAGTTGGGCTGGCCCATTTCTGCCAGGCTTctggccctgctctgtgccctcaTCATGCTCTGATCCTGCACCCCACAGTTCTTCCCCAATGGCTACGCCTTCACCACGGGCTCCGACGATGCCACATGCCGCCTCTTCGACCTGCGGGCTGATCAGGAGCTGCTCATGTACTCCCATGACAATATCATTTGTGGCATTACCTCGGTTGCCTTCTCCCGCAGTGGCCGGCTGCTGCTTGCAGGCTATGATGACTTCAACTGCAACATCTGGGATGCCATGAAAGGCGACCGTGCAGGTGAGCTTGGCGCTGAGGTGGACAGTTGCAGGCAGGGATGCAGAACCCAGATGGGTGATACTGTTGTCCCCTTGCCTCATAGGTGTCCTTGCTGGCCACGACAACCGTGTGAGCTGCCTCGGGGTCACTGATGATGGCATGGCTGTGGCCACAGGCTCCTGGGACTCCTTCCTCAAGATATGGAACTAACAGGCCCAACCCCACTGGGCCCAGACCAGGAAGGGCCCTGCCCATGCCCACACTACAGGCCAGGAGCTTTGGAGCTGGGTACATACACCAAGCCTCCCTCTCTGGGTCACTGGGCCTTGGGTCCCTGCTCCCCTACCCAGGTTTGGTTCCTCCCGGGGCCCCCACTGTGGAGTTAAAGATGGGGATAGAATGGGGGAAAGAGGAGGCACAGAATACCCTCACCCTTCTGCTGTCCTGGGGTTGGGGCCTCATTCCTCTGGAGAGCCAGAGGCAGGAGGTGGAAACTCCAGGGGCTGGCTTTTTTAAAactggttttattttaatttttattatattttcagtttttccataAAGGAACCAATTCCAACTCTGTACCTGGTCTCCACCCTTGCTTGTCTTCCTTATTCCAGATGTGCCCGCAGGGGCAGACCCACAGTGGCCTGTGCGACCCAGGAAACCCTTTCTCAGCCTAAAGCATATCACAGGTGGCAGGAAGGCCCCCTGCCAGCACTTCTCAGCTGTGCCAGGCACCCACAGTGCCCTCTTCCCCAGAGAAGAGATGCAAAGGCAGAAAGGGAGAACACACACCAAGTTTTATTGGGGGTTAGGGGAGTATTTACAGGGATGGGTAGAAAGGGAAGTCACACAGGGTAGGGGGAGACTGCAGGTACAAGGCAGACAAGGGGACACAGGATGACCCCTGTACCCAGCACAGCCCTGGGAAGGGCAGAAGAGCAGATGGCCCAGTAAGCTGGATGGGGCTGCAACAGACAGTGACAGGGTGGAGTCCCTGGGCTGGGGAGCTCAGGGGCTTGTAAACATTGACCACTCTCAGAAGGGGataggggtgggagagggctcCCCCTACACTTCCTCACAGGGTTAAGGCCTCTCCAGGCTCAAACCCCCCCCCCAAGTTCAGTCTctttggggggagggaggggaaggaagagacagGGAAGTGTCATCCCCCCCTACAttggctggggcaggggtgggggggttaCATTCAGTCACAACAGCACTCCCCCAACACCTCTGATGCCACCACACACTGGCGTGAGGAAAGGGGGAGTTGGGGGGCCAGCAGCAGCAAGACATCTCCCCCTGGCCCATCACCCCCTTATTGCTTTAGAGAGATATTGTCTTTTCACGGACGCTAACACTGTTGAAACCAGGGAGAAGCAGGTGGAGGGAGCTCCTCCACCCCGAAGGCCAGCTTTACCCCCAACACTGACCCAGTTGCCACTTTGgtgcaaaaaaaaacacaaaaaactctCTAGGGACAGAAGGGAAAATGGGGGCCACTCCCCATGTCCCCAGGGCAGGAAGGATAAATACATTCATGGAGGGGAGGCAGTGGCAGAATCCTGCCCTAATACTGCGCTCTCAGCAATGAGGTCATGGGAGAAATCAGATGAGAAACCGAAAAGACAGAGctgttaaaaaaacacacacaaatggaGACATACCCAGGTAGGTGATTGCAAAGTGGGTGAGCAACAGAAGCACGACCTACCCGTGACCCAAGAGAGACTTCTATTCTTGACCCCCACCTTACCCAACTAGTCAAAGGAGCAGGCAAGGAGGAGGCCATGCACTCCTCCCCCATATGGTCAATGGAGGGGGTCAGGGCAGAGCCAGGTGGTCCACATCCCACACAGCTGGCTTGCAGGTGGGGGCTCCCTTCTAACACCCCCGGCACTGCAATGCCAATTCCCAAGCCAccccctcctttggcctcctgggcccctcccctccccaccttcacAGGAGGAAGTCATGTAGTGGTGCCTCTCTCCAGCCTGGAGGAActgctccacccccaccctccctcaAGGTTGAGGTAGGGGGTATAGCAGGGGCTTGTGGCCCGAAGAATACATTCATGTGGCaaggcagggggctggggctTGCAGCTTCACACCTAGGTCGACCCCCAAATGGCAGCGACAGGGGAAGCCCCTCACCAGGGCAGAGTGGAAGTTCTGCTGCCCTGATGGCCTTATGAGGTTGGCACTGGCCAGCCCTCTCCCATCAATTCCATCAGCCAGCGGAGGATGGCAGCCAGGGAgctgaggcagcctggcccaTTTGTGCAACTTTCCCCCAAAGCAGCAAAGCCAAGGGGCTACTTGGGCCCCCATCCTGGACATCTGTGCCAGTCACAGCAACAAGGGAGCCGTTCACAGCGGGTCCGGCCGGCGGGGCTGAGGAGGCCTCGCTGTGCAAACTGCTGGCACCCCAGCTTCCAGTTACCCCAGTGGCCCACCTTGCAGGGTAGGGAGGGTAAGTGCAGCCTGAGGGCCAGACAGGACAGGTCCATGGGGCCCAAGTCCCCACTGCCCCAAAATAACagtgtgttttttctttcagtctcctaaccttttttttcattgtttttctttttctttaaaaaaaaaaaaaaaggaaacagcgGACCTTCCATTGTCACCTCCACTATCCCCACAGGGGGAAGGCAGTGATCAGAGTGTAGCTTtcaacaactttttttttgtctttcctaatggttttttcaatgttttaaaaatttttttaaaagaaaagaaaaacaaaaaaacccttccCCCCATCTGTAAAGTGCCTCGTGGTGGGTGAGTTAAGGTGCATCGTGTGGTTTGTAACAAGTGCTGGGGACCCTGCCCCTGCTTCCTCCTGTGCTCCTCATGGGGAGCCTGCAGGCTGGGGACCCAAAGGTCCAAGCTGCTGCCACCCCTGGCCCACAGCCCAGGGGCCTGGTGGGATGGGCTGGTCAGTAGTCATCCACGCTCTCGATCTCACCAGAAGGTCCATGCAGGGAGTACCCTGAGGCCAGGAGAAGCTGGGTGTGAGCACTCTCCCCCAGGCTTCTGCTCCAGGCTGGGGAAGGAGTCCCCCTCCTGTACCTCCTTCCCTTACCCAGGATGCTGGGGTCTGAGTGCAGCATCAGTGCCCGCCTCTTGGCCTTGCTGCCCTCCCCAGGGCCGAGTTTGGTGCTGTGGTTGGTCTGAAAGGCTGTCTGCAGGGAGCCACTGCTTAGCCAAGCCTCCTGCAGGAGGGGAAGAGTCAGGAGGACGCTGGCACTCACTCTGCACCGGGGCTGAGAAACCTTACCTGCTGCCGCTGCTGGCTGGCTTTTTGCTTGGCCCTCCGCTCCAGGAACTGTTTGGCAAATTCTTTGGCTTCGAGCGTGTCCCCCAGGCAGGAACGGATATAATCATGGACATCGTAGGGGGACTCCACCTCCTTGAGGATCGCTACAGCCATGGGCACTGTGGGGCACGATGGGGGCTGTCAGGACCCACCCAATGCAAGTCAGGAGCCATtggcccagcccagcctcccaggGTCGGCCCTGTGTACCATCCAGGCTGCCTGTGGTGCTCAGCGTGTGTAGCATCTGCTCACACCACTGGGTGAAGCCATCCTGGGGCCGGGGGATGCCCTGTAGCAGCTTCAGCAGCTTCTCTTCCTCCTCGGTCTTTTTGCGCACAGGCCGACCTGAGAGGTGGCTGTACGAGTCACTGAGCAGGACGGGGGTCAATTAGAGACAAGAAAACAACTCAGGTGTCCCTCAtccctctgccccaggccctATCCAGACCCTGCAGGCCTCAGCACCCACCTGAGAGAGGGGCTGCTCCGGCTGTTCTTCAGGCCCAGGCTGCGGGCCAGGCTCCCACTGCTCTTGAGGGTGTCCTCCCAGAGCCCCAGGCTGCCGCTGCTGCCCCCACTCTTGTCCGGTCCGCCCCACAGTGGCCCAGCCTCAGCTACCCACTGGTTCAGGGGGGCAGCGCCCAGGCCCCCAAGCTGCTATAAACAGCAGAAAGTCAGGGCCCAACAGGAATACACACactcaagaaagcaaagtagagAGGCTTGTCTCTGTAGCAAAAGTGGGACAAGGTGAGGGCCACATAGGAAAGCAAGCTTTCAGGGTCAGGCCATACAGTCTAAGCTCAGAGACTCCCCCCAACAAGGCTCACCCTGGGAGCTGACTGGAAGGGGGGATTCCCAAGGGCCCCAAAAGTACCAATCAGCAGGGGACAGGCCCTGCCTGCTCACCACGCGGTGGTTGGACTGGGCCCTCGATGGCTCCCGAGGCGGGGGCTGCTTGTGCAGTTGCCGCTCACCCTCCAACTGCAGCTCCAGCAGCGTCTTCATGGACAATCCCTGCTTGGCCAGACCGGCCCAGAGTGGGGGCGGGGAGCTGGGTGCAGGGGGCACGGTGGCAGCCTGTTGCTGCTGTAGCAGCTTCAGTAGTAGCTCCTGCTGCCGCACCTGGGCCAGAGGCACGCGGTGAGGGAAGTGGGGCCCCAAGCGCAGGCCCGGAGGCCAAGGGTTCACCCAGCTCAGGCGCCCACCTGCTTACGCCGGAacagttcctcttcctcctgcctccgCTTTtgctcctcctgctgctgctggcgTCGCTTCTCCTCCCGGCGCTGGCGCTCCTCCTCCTCTCGCTTCACCCTGAGCTCCACTTCTCTGCGCTCTTGGAACTGGCGATCAGTCCACACACTCCCAAGTCAGGCCCAGGGCACCTGGCCCTCCcgcctcagccccacctgccaccCCAAGACTCTGCTCCCAGGACGCCTACTCACTTTATGTTGCAGCTGGAGCTGTTCTAGAATTGGACCCTGAGTCGAAGAGTTTACTGGTATGTCCCAAAGACTGGCCTCACCGCCTGCAGTAGGAAAAGGCAGATGCAGGAGCTCAGGCCCCGGGCTGGAGCTGAAGGGAGCAGCCCCTGGCACCTACTTGCCCAGAAACTGCAGGGAGGGCAAGACAGGGCCACCAAGCTGGCTAGCCACACACCTGATTGTGATGAGGCTGAGGTATGTATGTCCCAGAGGGAGCCTGAATCCGGCACCGATAGGGATCGGTTCATCGTCGGGAGCAGGTTCTGGTCCCCACCTCTGAGGAGCAAAGCACTGATTTTCAATCCCTGATCCCCAATGTGGCTCACCCTCATCCCCCCTCCGTGTCCTCATATACACACAGTGCAGGCACACAAAGACTGCAACACGACAGACAAGCCTGCAGACCTGGAGGGTTTGAGAGCTTGGAGCTGCTGCAGGAATGCGCTGAGCTGCTGCTGTGGTGGCGTCAGGTCCCCCAGAGCCACCTTTTCCCGGAGCGCACACTGTGGGAGCTGCCGGCTGCAGAGACAGGACAGGTGTGGGGGGCAGGCTACACAGCCAGTGTGCCCAGCCATACCTTCAAGCCCTTCTGAGCTCCCCATACCTGCTGACTAGCTGAAGAAACTGCTGGTGCTGCAGCTGCTGGTACAAGGCTGCTGCCGCCAACTCCTGTTGCTTCTTCAGTCGCTCCTGGTCCATGTTTCCCTAAGCCAGGTTGAGAACGTTCCTGTGGCTCTGACCTTGTCTTGCTCTGTACCACCCACAGTCATGCACCAGACTCCCAgctcccctcccagctctgcgCCAAGAAGGGTATGCTCACCAGCAGTGGGGGTGGTGAGGGCCCTGGAGCAAAGGGCACACGACCCCACATCTTGATCACCTCACCCAGAGGCTGGAAGCCCTCATCACAGCCCCGCTTCACCAGCAGGGACATGGAGAAATAGCCTGCCTGGAACCACTCTGCCATCTCCTGTGTTGTGAAGGGGCCTGGCCCGAAGGAAGAGGGACTCGATCAGGAAGGTGCGCCAGAGAAGCCCCGAACAGGAATGGGCTTGTGTGGTCCTCCTGCCCCGCTGTAGCCCCGGCTCCCC
Coding sequences within it:
- the GNB2 gene encoding guanine nucleotide-binding protein G(I)/G(S)/G(T) subunit beta-2; translated protein: MSELEQLRQEAEQLRNQIRDARKACGDSTLTQITAGLDPVGRIQMRTRRTLRGHLAKIYAMHWGTDSRLLVSASQDGKLIIWDSYTTNKVHAIPLRSSWVMTCAYAPSGNFVACGGLDNICSIYSLKTREGNVRVSRELPGHTGYLSCCRFLDDNQIITSSGDTTCALWDIETGQQTVGFAGHSGDVMSLSLAPDGRTFVSGACDASIKLWDVRDSMCRQTFIGHESDINAVAFFPNGYAFTTGSDDATCRLFDLRADQELLMYSHDNIICGITSVAFSRSGRLLLAGYDDFNCNIWDAMKGDRAGVLAGHDNRVSCLGVTDDGMAVATGSWDSFLKIWN
- the GIGYF1 gene encoding GRB10-interacting GYF protein 1 isoform X1: MAAETLNFGPEWLRALSSGGSVASPPPSPAMPKYKLADYRYGREEMLALYVKENKVPDELQDKEFAAVLQEEPLQPLALEPLTEEEQRNFSLSVNSVAVLRLMGKGAGPPLGGTSRGRGSTRSRGRGRGDSCFYQRSIEEGDGAFGRNPREIQRSQSWDDRGERRFEKSARRDGGTENARSGFEEGGSGLRKEHARSDSENWRSLREEQEEEEEGSWRLGAGPRRDGDRWRSASPDGGPRSAGWREHGDRRRKFEFDLRGDRGCGEEEGRGGGGSSHLRRCRGPDSFDDEKDGLPEWCLDDEDEEMGTFDASGAFLPLKVSEVKGPKEPIPEEQDLDFQGLEEEEEEPPEGLDEEGPEAGGKELTPLPPQEEKPSSPSPLPTLGPLWGANGEGDEAVEKDLPAAEGDDMREMQLSPGVGSPPGPPGDLEDDEGLKHLQQEAEKLVASLQDSSLEEEQFTAAIQAQGLRHCAAVTALPLSHGAARKWFYKDPQGEIQGPFTTQEMAEWFQAGYFSMSLLVKRGCDEGFQPLGEVIKMWGRVPFAPGPSPPPLLGNMDQERLKKQQELAAAALYQQLQHQQFLQLVSSRQLPQCALREKVALGDLTPPQQQLSAFLQQLQALKPSRGGDQNLLPTMNRSLSVPDSGSLWDIHTSASSQSGGEASLWDIPVNSSTQGPILEQLQLQHKFQERREVELRVKREEEERQRREEKRRQQQQEEQKRRQEEEELFRRKQVRQQELLLKLLQQQQAATVPPAPSSPPPLWAGLAKQGLSMKTLLELQLEGERQLHKQPPPREPSRAQSNHRVQLGGLGAAPLNQWVAEAGPLWGGPDKSGGSSGSLGLWEDTLKSSGSLARSLGLKNSRSSPSLSDSYSHLSGRPVRKKTEEEEKLLKLLQGIPRPQDGFTQWCEQMLHTLSTTGSLDVPMAVAILKEVESPYDVHDYIRSCLGDTLEAKEFAKQFLERRAKQKASQQRQQEAWLSSGSLQTAFQTNHSTKLGPGEGSKAKRRALMLHSDPSILGYSLHGPSGEIESVDDY
- the GIGYF1 gene encoding GRB10-interacting GYF protein 1 isoform X6; translated protein: MGKGAGPPLGGTSRGRGSTRSRGRGRGDSCFYQRSIEEGDGAFGRNPREIQRSQSWDDRGERRFEKSARRDGGTENARSGFEEGGSGLRKEHARSDSENWRSLREEQEEEEEGSWRLGAGPRRDGDRWRSASPDGGPRSAGWREHGDRRRKFEFDLRGDRGCGEEEGRGGGGSSHLRRCRGPDSFDDEKDGLPEWCLDDEDEEMGTFDASGAFLPLKVSEVKGPKEPIPEEQDLDFQGLEEEEEEPPEGLDEEGPEAGGKELTPLPPQEEKPSSPSPLPTLGPLWGANGEGDEAVEKDLPAAEGDDMREMQLSPGVGSPPGPPGDLEDDEGLKHLQQEAEKLVASLQDSSLEEEQFTAAIQAQGLRHCAAVTALPLSHGAARKWFYKDPQGEIQGPFTTQEMAEWFQAGYFSMSLLVKRGCDEGFQPLGEVIKMWGRVPFAPGPSPPPLLGNMDQERLKKQQELAAAALYQQLQHQQFLQLVSSRQLPQCALREKVALGDLTPPQQQLSAFLQQLQALKPSRGGDQNLLPTMNRSLSVPDSGSLWDIHTSASSQSGGEASLWDIPVNSSTQGPILEQLQLQHKFQERREVELRVKREEEERQRREEKRRQQQQEEQKRRQEEEELFRRKQVRQQELLLKLLQQQQAATVPPAPSSPPPLWAGLAKQGLSMKTLLELQLEGERQLHKQPPPREPSRAQSNHRVQLGGLGAAPLNQWVAEAGPLWGGPDKSGGSSGSLGLWEDTLKSSGSLARSLGLKNSRSSPSLSDSYSHLSGRPVRKKTEEEEKLLKLLQGIPRPQDGFTQWCEQMLHTLSTTGSLDVPMAVAILKEVESPYDVHDYIRSCLGDTLEAKEFAKQFLERRAKQKASQQRQQEAWLSSGSLQTAFQTNHSTKLGPGEGSKAKRRALMLHSDPSILGYSLHGPSGEIESVDDY
- the GIGYF1 gene encoding GRB10-interacting GYF protein 1 isoform X2 — encoded protein: MAAETLNFGPEWLRALSSGGSVASPPPSPAMPKYKLADYRYGREEMLALYVKENKVPDELQDKEFAAVLQEEPLQPLALEPLTEEEQRNFSLSVNSVAVLRLMGKGAGPPLGGTSRGRGSTRSRGRGRGDSCFYQRSIEEGDGAFGRNPREIQRSQSWDDRGERRFEKSARRDGGTENARSGFEEGGSGLRKEHARSDSENWRSLREEQEEEEEGSWRLGAGPRRDGDRWRSASPDGGPRSAGWREHGDRRRKFEFDLRGDRGCGEEEGRGGGGSSHLRRCRGPDSFDDEKDGLPEWCLDDEDEEMGTFDASGAFLPLKVSEVKGPKEPIPEEQDLDFQGLEEEEEEPPEGLDEEGPEAGGKELTPLPPQEEKPSSPSPLPTLGPLWGANGEGDEAVEKDLPAAEGDDMREMQLSPGVGSPPGPPGDLEDDEGLKHLQQEAEKLVASLQDSSLEEEQFTAAIQAQGLRHCAAVTALPLSHGAARKWFYKDPQGEIQGPFTTQEMAEWFQAGYFSMSLLVKRGCDEGFQPLGEVIKMWGRVPFAPGPSPPPLLGNMDQERLKKQQELAAAALYQQLQHQQFLQLVSSRQLPQCALREKVALGDLTPPQQQLSAFLQQLQALKPSRGGDQNLLPTMNRSLSVPDSGSLWDIHTSASSQSGGEASLWDIPVNSSTQGPILEQLQLQHKFQERREVELRVKREEEERQRREEKRRQQQQEEQKRRQEEEELFRRKQVRQQELLLKLLQQQQAATVPPAPSSPPPLWAGLAKQGLSMKTLLELQLEGERQLHKQPPPREPSRAQSNHRVLGGLGAAPLNQWVAEAGPLWGGPDKSGGSSGSLGLWEDTLKSSGSLARSLGLKNSRSSPSLSDSYSHLSGRPVRKKTEEEEKLLKLLQGIPRPQDGFTQWCEQMLHTLSTTGSLDVPMAVAILKEVESPYDVHDYIRSCLGDTLEAKEFAKQFLERRAKQKASQQRQQEAWLSSGSLQTAFQTNHSTKLGPGEGSKAKRRALMLHSDPSILGYSLHGPSGEIESVDDY
- the GIGYF1 gene encoding GRB10-interacting GYF protein 1 isoform X4, giving the protein MAAETLNFGPEWLRALSSGGSVASPPPSPAMPKYKLADYRYGREEMLALYVKENKVPDELQDKEFAAVLQEEPLQPLALEPLTEEEQRNFSLSVNSVAVLRLMGKGAGPPLGGTSRGRGSTRSRGRGRGDSCFYQRSIEEGDGAFGRNPREIQRSQSWDDRGERRFEKSARRDGARSGFEEGGSGLRKEHARSDSENWRSLREEQEEEEEGSWRLGAGPRRDGDRWRSASPDGGPRSAGWREHGDRRRKFEFDLRGDRGCGEEEGRGGGGSSHLRRCRGPDSFDDEKDGLPEWCLDDEDEEMGTFDASGAFLPLKVSEVKGPKEPIPEEQDLDFQGLEEEEEEPPEGLDEEGPEAGGKELTPLPPQEEKPSSPSPLPTLGPLWGANGEGDEAVEKDLPAAEGDDMREMQLSPGVGSPPGPPGDLEDDEGLKHLQQEAEKLVASLQDSSLEEEQFTAAIQAQGLRHCAAVTALPLSHGAARKWFYKDPQGEIQGPFTTQEMAEWFQAGYFSMSLLVKRGCDEGFQPLGEVIKMWGRVPFAPGPSPPPLLGNMDQERLKKQQELAAAALYQQLQHQQFLQLVSSRQLPQCALREKVALGDLTPPQQQLSAFLQQLQALKPSRGGDQNLLPTMNRSLSVPDSGSLWDIHTSASSQSGGEASLWDIPVNSSTQGPILEQLQLQHKFQERREVELRVKREEEERQRREEKRRQQQQEEQKRRQEEEELFRRKQVRQQELLLKLLQQQQAATVPPAPSSPPPLWAGLAKQGLSMKTLLELQLEGERQLHKQPPPREPSRAQSNHRVQLGGLGAAPLNQWVAEAGPLWGGPDKSGGSSGSLGLWEDTLKSSGSLARSLGLKNSRSSPSLSDSYSHLSGRPVRKKTEEEEKLLKLLQGIPRPQDGFTQWCEQMLHTLSTTGSLDVPMAVAILKEVESPYDVHDYIRSCLGDTLEAKEFAKQFLERRAKQKASQQRQQEAWLSSGSLQTAFQTNHSTKLGPGEGSKAKRRALMLHSDPSILGYSLHGPSGEIESVDDY
- the GIGYF1 gene encoding GRB10-interacting GYF protein 1 isoform X3, which codes for MAAETLNFGPEWLRALSSGGSVASPPPSPAMPKYKLADYRYGREEMLALYVKENKVPDELQDKEFAAVLQEEPLQPLALEPLTEEEQRNFSLSVNSVAVLRLMGKGAGPPLGGTSRGRGSTRSRGRGRGDSCFYQRSIEEGDGAFGRNPREIQRSQSWDDRGERRFEKSARRDGGTENARSGFEEGGSGLRKEHARSDSENWRSLREEQEEEEEGSWRLGAGPRRDGDRWRSASPDGGPRSAGWREHGDRRRKFEFDLRGDRGCGEEEGRGGGGSSHLRRCRGPDSFDDEKDGLPEWCLDDEDEEMGTFDASGAFLPLKKGPKEPIPEEQDLDFQGLEEEEEEPPEGLDEEGPEAGGKELTPLPPQEEKPSSPSPLPTLGPLWGANGEGDEAVEKDLPAAEGDDMREMQLSPGVGSPPGPPGDLEDDEGLKHLQQEAEKLVASLQDSSLEEEQFTAAIQAQGLRHCAAVTALPLSHGAARKWFYKDPQGEIQGPFTTQEMAEWFQAGYFSMSLLVKRGCDEGFQPLGEVIKMWGRVPFAPGPSPPPLLGNMDQERLKKQQELAAAALYQQLQHQQFLQLVSSRQLPQCALREKVALGDLTPPQQQLSAFLQQLQALKPSRGGDQNLLPTMNRSLSVPDSGSLWDIHTSASSQSGGEASLWDIPVNSSTQGPILEQLQLQHKFQERREVELRVKREEEERQRREEKRRQQQQEEQKRRQEEEELFRRKQVRQQELLLKLLQQQQAATVPPAPSSPPPLWAGLAKQGLSMKTLLELQLEGERQLHKQPPPREPSRAQSNHRVQLGGLGAAPLNQWVAEAGPLWGGPDKSGGSSGSLGLWEDTLKSSGSLARSLGLKNSRSSPSLSDSYSHLSGRPVRKKTEEEEKLLKLLQGIPRPQDGFTQWCEQMLHTLSTTGSLDVPMAVAILKEVESPYDVHDYIRSCLGDTLEAKEFAKQFLERRAKQKASQQRQQEAWLSSGSLQTAFQTNHSTKLGPGEGSKAKRRALMLHSDPSILGYSLHGPSGEIESVDDY
- the GIGYF1 gene encoding GRB10-interacting GYF protein 1 isoform X5 — its product is MAAETLNFGPEWLRALSSGGSVASPPPSPAMPKYKLADYRYGREEMLALYVKENKVPDELQDKEFAAVLQEEPLQPLALEPLTEEEQRNFSLSVNSVAVLRLMGKGAGPPLGGTSRGRGSTRSRGRGRGDSCFYQRSIEEGDGAFGRNPREIQRSQSWDDRGERRFEKSARRDGARSGFEEGGSGLRKEHARSDSENWRSLREEQEEEEEGSWRLGAGPRRDGDRWRSASPDGGPRSAGWREHGDRRRKFEFDLRGDRGCGEEEGRGGGGSSHLRRCRGPDSFDDEKDGLPEWCLDDEDEEMGTFDASGAFLPLKKGPKEPIPEEQDLDFQGLEEEEEEPPEGLDEEGPEAGGKELTPLPPQEEKPSSPSPLPTLGPLWGANGEGDEAVEKDLPAAEGDDMREMQLSPGVGSPPGPPGDLEDDEGLKHLQQEAEKLVASLQDSSLEEEQFTAAIQAQGLRHCAAVTALPLSHGAARKWFYKDPQGEIQGPFTTQEMAEWFQAGYFSMSLLVKRGCDEGFQPLGEVIKMWGRVPFAPGPSPPPLLGNMDQERLKKQQELAAAALYQQLQHQQFLQLVSSRQLPQCALREKVALGDLTPPQQQLSAFLQQLQALKPSRGGDQNLLPTMNRSLSVPDSGSLWDIHTSASSQSGGEASLWDIPVNSSTQGPILEQLQLQHKFQERREVELRVKREEEERQRREEKRRQQQQEEQKRRQEEEELFRRKQVRQQELLLKLLQQQQAATVPPAPSSPPPLWAGLAKQGLSMKTLLELQLEGERQLHKQPPPREPSRAQSNHRVQLGGLGAAPLNQWVAEAGPLWGGPDKSGGSSGSLGLWEDTLKSSGSLARSLGLKNSRSSPSLSDSYSHLSGRPVRKKTEEEEKLLKLLQGIPRPQDGFTQWCEQMLHTLSTTGSLDVPMAVAILKEVESPYDVHDYIRSCLGDTLEAKEFAKQFLERRAKQKASQQRQQEAWLSSGSLQTAFQTNHSTKLGPGEGSKAKRRALMLHSDPSILGYSLHGPSGEIESVDDY